The Methanobrevibacter sp. genome includes the window TTCATCTTTTTATATATTTCTTTGTTATATTTCATTGGTTTAGCTCCTGAGTATTACTCATTGATTTAATTATTATTTGTTTATGCGTTTATATAATAGCTGTAACAATTTTGGATAGTATATTTCATGTAGAAAACGATAAAATTGTTCTTTCTCGTCTTTGCATTGTCGATTAAAATCAATATCTGCTGATAATTTGCATCCTCCGGCGCAATATCCGGCAATTGGACATGACTTGCAGTTGTTGTAATCGTCAGATGTTATTTTTTTTAGTTGATATTTTTCTATGTTATCAAATGTAAAATCCATTATTGAGTAGTTGGATCGTCCAACAGTATACGTACAGCGATATGTTTTTAAATCTGGATCAACATAAAATACAGTATCAAGTGGAGAAGATGCCCAACAATATGTTCCTGGTATTTTTAATTCTGTTTGTCCATAGTTCATTCCAATTTTTCTTGCCAATTCATATGCTGAACGTAAAAATGAAATGTACATTTTTGATGGAACAGAATTGATGTTGGATAATTCAGTTAAAATATCTACATAAGAGACGATTCTACTGTAGTTGGTTTCGTAAAATCTATCATCTACTCTTCCAAAACCAAAAGTGAAAAAAGGATTATCGAGATATCCGTTATTTCTGTAGTAATCAATTATCGAACCAATTTTTCTTATATTATGAGAATCAATATTTGTTTCTAAATCGACATGTACACCGTTATCAATGAGAAGCTTGACATTTGAAAGAAGTTCATTAGTTACATTTTGATGTAATTTACTTAATTGTACGGGGGTTCTTGTAAATTCATTGTCTTCGATACTATCAATAGTTGAACAAACTGTAATACCTAAACTTCTATATATGATTAATAGCTTTAGGTAATGATCAAGGTTTTTCCCATTTGTTGTAATACCGATTGAAATTTTTTTAGCCACACAAAAGTCAAAAATCTTTGTTATTAAAGAGTAGTTTTCTACAAGTAATGGTTCTCCTCCAAATAGTCCGATTTGCACTTTTCTGTCAGTATTTTTCTTTAGGTATTCTGAAATTACGTCTAAGACTGATGATTCTTGTAACATCCGGACAGGATTCTTGAATTATCCGGACATGTAATCTTTTATTATCCGGACAAGCAT containing:
- a CDS encoding SPASM domain-containing protein, giving the protein MLQESSVLDVISEYLKKNTDRKVQIGLFGGEPLLVENYSLITKIFDFCVAKKISIGITTNGKNLDHYLKLLIIYRSLGITVCSTIDSIEDNEFTRTPVQLSKLHQNVTNELLSNVKLLIDNGVHVDLETNIDSHNIRKIGSIIDYYRNNGYLDNPFFTFGFGRVDDRFYETNYSRIVSYVDILTELSNINSVPSKMYISFLRSAYELARKIGMNYGQTELKIPGTYCWASSPLDTVFYVDPDLKTYRCTYTVGRSNYSIMDFTFDNIEKYQLKKITSDDYNNCKSCPIAGYCAGGCKLSADIDFNRQCKDEKEQFYRFLHEIYYPKLLQLLYKRINK